A window from Pichia kudriavzevii chromosome 5, complete sequence encodes these proteins:
- a CDS encoding uncharacterized protein (PKUD0E02320), whose translation MMKKKKVLKFLRFFELKWYHYLLILRMNWEQMSQPAKKSKAEGYQGFKLSKSSKNEIETINLDEPIVTKEWFFQNYIKPRKPVLIKYNANSEKFRLKTENFRPDTLIKTLGDEGDLLQVEELSKGGFGSGHDRLKLSLGDFLGRIKNGESLYLTTQYEENDPKIAENNTEEGEEDDDDHDDNDDDEGEGHGYAGFEKIDENASDVDEFGDVDDFEDDYKDEFADELLGDDSNDINIIYQPPLTNLLDDKLESLPPHATEITESLVPQQINLWCGRTPAETPQLEIGLNDAGSVKNVNNGLSQANATSTGLHHDHADNLYILVQGKKRFTLFSPDFAYYLYTTGDVRDIYHTGVIDYVVNEKAKSWINVRADGGCLDSKCEIGGDQKTEQSNGERQAPPSFCRIPPSLLHLNELDEPKRVALEKYALECFPLFVPYKDQSIQITLEDGDLLYLPAGWFHEVTSYGDKTNDNIHVALNYWFVPPDGESVNSPYTDPIWEEDFRKWKDLYL comes from the coding sequence atgatgaaaaaaaaaaaagttttgaaatttctgaGGTTTTTCGAGTTAAAGTGGTATCATTATTTGCTTATCCTGAGAATGAACTGGGAACAAATGTCGCAACCagcaaagaaaagcaaAGCCGAAGGATATCAGGGCTTTaaactttcaaagagttccaaaaatgaaattgaaactaTAAATCTTGATGAACCTATTGTCACTAAAGAATGGTTCTTCCAAAATTACATAAAGCCCCGAAAACCAGTTTTGATTAAGTACAACGCAAATTCAGAGAAGTTCCGTTTGAAGACAGAAAATTTTAGACCTGACACGCTGATTAAAACCCTAGGAGATGAGGGTGATTTATTACAAGTAGAAGAATTGAGTAAGGGCGGATTTGGTTCGGGGCACGACAGATTGAAACTTAGCCTTGGTGATTTTTTAGGGCGGATAAAGAATGGTGAATCCTTGTATCTGACTACACAATACGAAGAAAATGATCCCAAAATAGCTGAAAATAACAcagaagaaggagaagaagatgatgatgatcaCGATGACAATGACGACGATGAAGGTGAGGGACATGGTTATGCtggatttgaaaaaattgatgaaaacgCTAGTGATGTAGATGAATTTGGAGATGTTGATgactttgaagatgacTATAAGGATGAATTTGCAGATGAGCTCTTGGGTGATGACAGCAACgatatcaatatcatctaTCAACCTCCGTTGACCAATTTGTTGGATGATAAACTAGAAAGTTTACCTCCACATGCAACTGAGATAACAGAGTCACTTGTCCCACAGCAAATCAATCTCTGGTGTGGACGTACACCGGCAGAGACCCCACAGCTGGAAATTGGATTGAATGATGCAGGAAGCGTGAAAAATGTCAATAATGGGCTATCTCAGGCCAATGCTACAAGTACGGGCTTACACCATGATCATGCAGATAATCTCTATATTTTGGTGcaaggaaaaaagagaTTTACTCTATTCAGTCCTGATTTTGCTTATTATTTGTACACCACTGGTGATGTAAGAGATATTTACCATACTGGGGTAATCGACTATGTGGTCAATGAGAAGGCTAAATCGTGGATCAACGTGCGTGCTGATGGTGGATGTTTGGATTCAAAATGTGAGATTGGAGGGGACCAGAAGACTGAACAATCAAATGGAGAAAGGCAAGCACCTCCTTCGTTCTGTCGTATACCCCCATCGTTACTTCATTTAAACGAACTCGATGAACCGAAACGGGTTGCTCTGGAGAAGTATGCTTTGGAGTGCTTCCCACTGTTTGTACCATACAAGGATCAATCTATTCAAATCACTTTAGAAGATGGAGATTTGCTATACCTACCTGCAGGCTGGTTTCACGAGGTGACATCCTATGGTGACAAAACTAATGATAATATCCACGTTGCATTGAACTACTGGTTTGTTCCTCCAGATGGTGAATCCGTAAATTCCCCATACACGGACCCAATTTGGGAAGAAGATTTCAGAAAATGGAAGGATTTGTACCTCTAG
- a CDS encoding uncharacterized protein (PKUD0E02330; similar to Saccharomyces cerevisiae YOR274W (MOD5); ancestral locus Anc_8.725) yields the protein MNSLFRRLKFRIQSTMSIPRGNKSEKQVISIIGTTGVGKSQLSIELARRFNGEIINADSMQMYHGLDQITNKHPTEERLGVPHHVMDHVKWEEQYYIHRFKRECENAMKKCWDDGKIPILVGGTHYYLQSVLFDNKTIGSNDEVEVDASKLTKEQKEILNGDSNIIYEKLKEMDPVISQKFHPNDTRRIKRALEVCYVFNEPASSVYGRQRETNDSNGTSLKYDTLFFWVYSKLPQLDTRLDSRVDKMMYNGGLTELGELYKFYQKEILVGNETVEKMDSGVWQVIGFKEFLPYLNKHGPDTLIAIDSAVDTKERNEAIDKLLMEKEFAQCCDEMKLKTRRYARKQIKWIKNLLGPQLKEEEANGFVKFGKIYVLDATNLSLWNEGVGKRGKQICEEFLRLGYVKQFVDIPDSLNDEKLIIEKSPNKAENWVHHVCEICTDRETGKPLVYVGDQWEIHLKSKKHRHNLNRGKRKREYEEWLKKKNVK from the coding sequence ATGAATAGCCTCTTCAGGCGGCTGAAGTTCAGGATCCAATCGACAATGAGTATTCCAAGAGGTAACAAGAGCGAAAAACAAGTGATTTCCATTATTGGAACAACAGGTGTTGGTAAATCACAATTGAGTATTGAGCTAGCACGTAGATTTAATGGGGAAATAATTAATGCAGATTCTATGCAGATGTACCATGGCCTGGATCAAATCACTAACAAGCATCCCACTGAAGAACGCCTGGGGGTGCCGCATCATGTTATGGACCATGTCAAATGGGAGGAACAATACTACATTCATCGATTCAAAAGAGAATGTGAAAATGCCATGAAAAAATGTTGGGATGATGGCAAGATACCTATACTTGTTGGAGGTACGCATTATTATTTGCAAAGTGTCCTGTTTGATAACAAAACCATCGGGTCcaatgatgaagttgaagtgGATGCAAGTAAACTGACCAAAGagcaaaaggaaattttgaatggtGATTCAAACATCATctatgaaaaattgaaagagaTGGATCCTGTTATATCACAGAAATTTCACCCAAACGATACACGTCGAATCAAACGTGCATTAGAAGTATGTTACGTTTTCAATGAGCCTGCGAGTAGTGTATATGGCAGGCagagagaaacaaatgACTCTAATGGAACATCTTTAAAATATGACACATTATTCTTTTGGGTTTATTCTAAACTCCCTCAGTTAGACACTCGTTTGGATTCCAGAGTCGACAAGATGATGTACAATGGGGGTTTAACCGAATTGGGAGAGTTGTATAAGTTTTACCAGAAGGAGATACTGGTGGGGAACGAAACtgttgagaaaatggaTAGTGGTGTTTGGCAGGTTATTGGATTTAAAGAATTTTTGCCTTATTTGAACAAGCATGGTCCAGATACGTTGATCGCTATAGATTCCGCTGTTGATaccaaagaaagaaatgagGCAATTGATAAACTTCTGATGGAGAAGGAGTTTGCTCAGTGTTGTGACgagatgaagttgaagacCAGAAGGTATGCCCGTAAACAGATAAAATGGATCAAAAACCTCTTAGGTCCACAgttaaaggaagaagaggcCAATGGTTTTGTGAAATTTGGTAAAATATATGTGTTGGATGCCACTAATCTAAGCTTGTGGAATGAAGGAGTTGGGAAACGTGGGAAGCAGATATGTGAAGAGTTTCTTCGGCTAGGATATGTGAAGCAGTTCGTGGATATTCCTGACTCTTTGAATGATGAGAAGTTGATAATCGAAAAGTCACCAAATAAGGCTGAGAATTGGGTGCATCACGTGTGCGAGATTTGCACTGACCGAGAAACTGGTAAACCTTTGGTCTACGTCGGTGATCAGTGGGAAATacatttgaaatcaaagaaacataGGCATAATTTAAATAGAGGGAAAAGGAAGAGAGAGTATGAGGAATggttaaagaagaagaacgtaaaataa